The following are encoded in a window of Streptomyces sp. Go-475 genomic DNA:
- the bamE gene encoding outer membrane protein assembly factor BamE codes for MIQVEPGMTRRQVRRLLGSPTEAVDDRQYLGRYATRSSLDLRIWRRRSRSEAWVYADTPRAGLATFIHFRRGRVEKVLTGPVPGRGEPVDGTG; via the coding sequence ATGATCCAGGTCGAGCCGGGCATGACGCGCAGACAGGTGAGACGCCTGCTGGGAAGCCCCACGGAAGCTGTCGACGACAGGCAGTACCTCGGCCGGTACGCGACAAGATCCTCCCTGGACCTGAGGATCTGGCGCCGCCGGAGCCGGTCCGAGGCCTGGGTGTACGCGGACACCCCGCGCGCGGGGCTCGCGACGTTCATCCACTTCAGACGGGGGCGAGTGGAGAAGGTTCTCACGGGCCCCGTGCCGGGCCGCGGGGAACCCGTCGACGGCACCGGCTGA
- a CDS encoding Cys-Gln thioester bond-forming surface protein codes for MFASFSELFVRRRGAARLAAATVMSGLVTAGGLAGAGQATAADGTTQSQGGATATIAGLKTFGTAVIHGGTGDQHVSAGLFEMSVEGGGTLQTYCVDLHNPTQRDAEYHETPWSGTSLGTNKDAGKIRWILQNSYPQVNDLAALARKAGVRGALTEQDAASGTQVAIWRYSDDVAVDALDPQAEQLADYLEKSARNLAEPRASLTLEPSAVSGRPGELLGPVTVRTNGGSATVTPPADAATSGVRIVDKQGKAVTSTSDGGQVFFEVPEDAAAGTAELTVQASTTVPVGRAFASESRSQTQILAGSSESTVSATAEATWLKQGPVPALTAAKNCAEGGVDVIASNKGDEPFTFELAGLEHTIAAGETRTVTVPLQEDQAYDFTIHGPGSFTKRFTGMLDCRIQGSGTGTATQTLSEPSPAALGGTASDTNLAETGGSGVTPLITGIAIGLVLIGGATLVVLRRREATAGD; via the coding sequence GTGTTTGCTTCGTTCTCTGAGCTGTTCGTCCGCAGGCGAGGGGCAGCCCGCCTCGCCGCCGCGACGGTGATGTCCGGGCTCGTCACCGCCGGCGGTCTGGCCGGTGCCGGCCAGGCGACGGCCGCCGACGGGACGACGCAGAGCCAGGGCGGAGCGACCGCGACGATAGCCGGGCTCAAGACCTTCGGGACCGCGGTGATACACGGCGGCACCGGCGACCAGCACGTGTCGGCGGGCCTGTTCGAGATGTCCGTCGAGGGCGGTGGCACGCTGCAGACGTACTGCGTCGACCTGCACAACCCCACGCAACGGGACGCCGAGTACCACGAGACGCCCTGGAGCGGCACCTCCCTGGGCACCAACAAGGACGCCGGCAAGATCCGCTGGATCCTGCAGAACTCCTACCCGCAGGTGAACGACCTCGCGGCGCTCGCCCGCAAGGCGGGTGTCCGCGGCGCGCTGACCGAGCAGGACGCGGCGTCCGGTACGCAGGTGGCGATCTGGCGCTACTCGGACGACGTGGCCGTCGACGCGCTCGACCCGCAGGCCGAGCAGCTCGCGGACTACCTGGAGAAGAGCGCCCGGAACCTCGCCGAGCCCCGCGCCTCGCTCACGCTCGAACCGTCCGCGGTCTCCGGCCGCCCGGGTGAGCTGCTCGGCCCGGTGACGGTGCGCACCAACGGCGGCAGCGCGACGGTCACCCCGCCCGCCGACGCCGCCACGAGCGGGGTCCGGATCGTCGACAAGCAGGGCAAGGCCGTCACCTCCACGTCCGACGGCGGGCAGGTGTTCTTCGAGGTGCCCGAGGACGCGGCGGCCGGCACGGCCGAGCTGACCGTGCAGGCCTCCACCACCGTGCCGGTCGGCCGCGCCTTCGCCTCCGAGAGCCGGAGCCAGACGCAGATCCTGGCCGGGTCCAGCGAGTCGACGGTGTCGGCGACGGCCGAGGCGACCTGGCTGAAGCAGGGCCCGGTCCCCGCCCTGACGGCGGCGAAGAACTGCGCCGAGGGCGGTGTCGACGTCATCGCCTCCAACAAGGGCGACGAGCCGTTCACCTTCGAACTCGCCGGCCTCGAGCACACCATCGCCGCCGGCGAGACCCGCACGGTGACGGTCCCGCTCCAGGAGGACCAGGCCTACGACTTCACCATCCACGGCCCCGGGAGCTTCACGAAGCGCTTCACCGGCATGCTGGACTGCCGGATCCAGGGCAGCGGGACGGGCACCGCCACGCAGACCCTGAGCGAGCCGAGCCCGGCCGCGCTGGGCGGCACGGCCTCGGACACCAACCTCGCCGAGACCGGCGGCTCCGGTGTCACGCCGCTGATCACGGGCATCGCCATCGGCCTGGTCCTGATCGGCGGGGCGACGCTCGTCGTGCTGCGGCGCCGGGAGGCGACGGCGGGGGACTGA
- a CDS encoding single-stranded DNA-binding protein, producing the protein MNETMVCAVGRVATQPVYREMASGPSARFRLAVTARYWDREKSTWTDGHTNFFTVWANRQLATNTAASLTVGEPVIVQGRLKVRTDVREGQNWTSADIDAVAIGHDLAWGTSAFRRGGKPETVASPQQPEPNWETPPEGSGPATGGPPQQQVETPALT; encoded by the coding sequence ATGAACGAGACGATGGTCTGCGCGGTCGGTCGCGTGGCGACGCAGCCGGTGTACCGGGAGATGGCGTCCGGCCCGTCGGCGAGGTTCCGGCTGGCGGTCACCGCGCGCTACTGGGACCGCGAGAAGAGCACCTGGACGGACGGGCACACCAACTTCTTCACGGTCTGGGCCAACCGCCAGCTCGCCACGAACACGGCGGCGTCGCTGACGGTGGGCGAGCCCGTCATCGTGCAGGGCAGGCTGAAGGTGCGCACCGACGTGCGCGAGGGGCAGAACTGGACCTCGGCGGACATCGACGCGGTCGCCATCGGCCACGACCTCGCCTGGGGCACCTCGGCTTTCCGGCGCGGCGGCAAGCCGGAGACGGTGGCGTCGCCGCAGCAGCCGGAGCCCAACTGGGAGACGCCGCCCGAGGGTTCCGGGCCGGCCACCGGCGGGCCTCCTCAACAGCAGGTGGAGACACCGGCGTTGACGTGA
- a CDS encoding helix-turn-helix transcriptional regulator, protein MAEGELAHPRVEELEVGPILLALADANRRRVVAELAERPDEERLCASFDLPVGKSSRTRHWRVLREAGLVYQRDAGNGLYMRLRKEDLDRRFPGLIQAVIAAG, encoded by the coding sequence ATGGCGGAAGGCGAGTTGGCGCACCCTCGTGTCGAGGAGCTGGAGGTGGGGCCCATCCTCTTGGCGCTGGCCGACGCGAACCGACGTCGGGTCGTGGCGGAACTGGCCGAACGACCGGATGAGGAACGGCTGTGCGCTTCCTTCGACCTGCCGGTGGGCAAGTCCAGTCGCACCCGCCACTGGCGAGTGCTGCGCGAGGCGGGCCTGGTGTATCAGCGTGACGCCGGGAACGGCTTGTACATGCGCCTCCGCAAGGAGGACCTGGACCGCCGCTTCCCGGGTCTGATCCAGGCTGTGATCGCCGCGGGCTGA
- a CDS encoding YfjP family GTPase — protein MTAVTDQDHTEHADQPDDAHQSNDAGQAGSAGGSKPASAAEASPDTSGRGRSQERAEHHGPHARGRDGRTDSGGAWDDGLIARRVDETTGGERYHASDSRSAAPAAVTPLVYDGVLRSRLEALRELVGLSRTRLDSRTLAGAGRVLDEASARRRLSGQHTVVAIAGATGSGKSQLFNALAGVTISETGVRRPTTAAPIACSWSDGAASLIERLGIPPRLRRRPLPTGDAESQLRGLVLIDLPDHDSAAVQHREHVDRILGLVDAVIWVVDPEKYADAVLHERYLRPMAAHAEVMFVVLNQIDRLPGEAAEQVLDDLRRLLDEDGIALGEYGEPGTTVLALSALTGDGVGELREALGQFVAERGAPARRISADVDIAAARLWPVYATQRRTGLSEQAREEFSDRLADAVGATAAGEAAERAWLRNANRACGTPWLRLWRWYQDRGEPTTGRLPSRTQADEEATARQRVEQAVRTVADRASAGLPAPWAQAVREAAVRGSQGLPEVLDELSVRAGVPAGRPPRPGWWPVAVLSQASMTILQFLGGLWLLGQIVGVMAPNLGVPVLLMVIGIVGGPLIEWSCRMAARGPARRYGLEAERRLREAAAGCGRARVLDPVAAELLRYREVREQYGRVVGA, from the coding sequence GTGACCGCCGTCACTGACCAGGACCACACCGAGCACGCCGACCAGCCGGACGACGCGCACCAGTCGAACGACGCGGGCCAGGCGGGATCCGCAGGGGGTTCCAAACCGGCTTCCGCGGCCGAGGCTTCCCCCGACACCTCCGGGCGCGGGCGTTCCCAGGAGCGCGCCGAGCACCACGGCCCCCACGCGCGCGGGCGCGACGGTCGTACGGACTCCGGCGGCGCCTGGGACGACGGGCTCATCGCACGGCGGGTCGACGAGACCACCGGGGGAGAGCGGTACCACGCCTCGGACAGCCGGTCCGCCGCCCCGGCCGCGGTGACCCCGCTGGTCTACGACGGCGTGCTGCGTTCCCGGCTGGAGGCGCTGCGCGAACTCGTCGGGCTCTCCCGCACCCGGCTCGACAGCCGGACGCTCGCGGGCGCCGGCCGGGTGCTCGACGAGGCGTCGGCGCGCCGCAGGCTCTCCGGGCAGCACACCGTCGTCGCCATCGCGGGCGCCACCGGCAGCGGCAAGTCGCAGCTGTTCAACGCGCTCGCCGGGGTGACCATCTCGGAGACCGGAGTGCGCCGCCCCACCACCGCGGCGCCCATCGCGTGCAGCTGGAGCGACGGGGCGGCGAGCCTCATCGAACGGCTCGGCATCCCGCCCCGGCTGCGCCGCCGTCCGCTGCCGACCGGGGACGCGGAGTCCCAGCTGCGCGGGCTCGTCCTGATCGACCTGCCCGACCACGACTCCGCGGCCGTGCAGCACCGCGAGCACGTCGACCGCATCCTGGGGCTCGTGGACGCCGTCATCTGGGTCGTCGACCCGGAGAAGTACGCCGACGCCGTCCTCCACGAGCGCTATCTGCGGCCCATGGCGGCCCACGCGGAGGTCATGTTCGTCGTCCTCAACCAGATCGACCGGCTGCCCGGGGAGGCCGCCGAGCAGGTCCTCGACGACCTGCGACGGCTCCTCGACGAGGACGGCATCGCCCTCGGGGAGTACGGCGAACCGGGGACGACCGTGCTCGCGCTGTCCGCGCTCACCGGGGACGGCGTCGGGGAACTGCGTGAGGCGCTCGGCCAGTTCGTCGCGGAGCGCGGGGCACCGGCCCGCCGTATCTCGGCCGACGTGGACATCGCGGCGGCGCGGCTGTGGCCCGTCTACGCCACGCAGCGGCGGACCGGCCTCAGCGAGCAGGCCCGGGAGGAGTTCTCGGACCGGCTCGCGGACGCGGTGGGCGCCACGGCGGCGGGCGAGGCGGCCGAACGCGCCTGGCTGCGCAACGCCAACCGCGCCTGCGGCACGCCCTGGCTGCGGCTGTGGCGCTGGTACCAGGACCGCGGCGAGCCCACCACGGGGCGGCTGCCCTCGCGCACGCAGGCCGACGAGGAGGCCACCGCCCGGCAGCGGGTCGAGCAGGCCGTGCGGACGGTGGCCGACCGGGCCTCGGCCGGGCTGCCCGCGCCGTGGGCCCAGGCCGTGCGCGAGGCGGCCGTGCGCGGCTCGCAGGGGCTGCCCGAGGTGCTGGACGAGCTGTCCGTGCGCGCGGGCGTGCCGGCCGGGCGGCCGCCCCGGCCGGGGTGGTGGCCGGTGGCCGTGCTCTCGCAGGCCTCCATGACGATCCTGCAGTTCCTGGGCGGGCTCTGGCTGCTGGGCCAGATCGTCGGTGTCATGGCGCCGAACCTGGGGGTGCCGGTGCTGCTGATGGTGATCGGCATCGTCGGCGGCCCGCTCATCGAGTGGAGCTGCCGGATGGCGGCCCGGGGCCCGGCCCGGCGCTACGGACTGGAGGCGGAACGCCGGCTGCGGGAGGCGGCGGCCGGGTGCGGGAGGGCGCGGGTGCTGGATCCGGTGGCCGCGGAGCTGCTGCGGTACCGGGAGGTCAGGGAGCAGTACGGGCGGGTGGTGGGGGCCTGA